The following proteins are co-located in the Triticum aestivum cultivar Chinese Spring chromosome 1A, IWGSC CS RefSeq v2.1, whole genome shotgun sequence genome:
- the LOC123039217 gene encoding proteasome subunit beta type-5-B, translating to MVWSWYYVDSKGARLKGSSWFCSSLYAYGILDEGYKFNMSVEEAAELAWRAFITNYSATELVVAVFLVMLEPRS from the exons AT GGTCTGGTCTTGGTACTATGTTGATAGCAAGGGTGCAAGGCTCAAGGGAAGCAGCTGGTTCTGTAGTTCTTTGTATGCTTATGGTATCTTGGATGAGGG TTACAAATTCAACATGTCAGTTGAGGAAGCTGCTGAGTTAGCATGGCGGGCTTTTATCACAAACTATTCTGCGACAGAGCTAGTGGTGGCTGTGTTCCTGGTG